A region from the Benincasa hispida cultivar B227 chromosome 12, ASM972705v1, whole genome shotgun sequence genome encodes:
- the LOC120092479 gene encoding LOW QUALITY PROTEIN: protein SIEVE ELEMENT OCCLUSION B-like (The sequence of the model RefSeq protein was modified relative to this genomic sequence to represent the inferred CDS: inserted 2 bases in 2 codons), producing the protein MATSLKTPTTTPMPSLHSKQSTNPKEESNMRHYSDDLVTGHIYAKHRDDDTTKIDLPNYISVIESIITIADQISDNVHRGIVEGRLVHSDATLTSNVVIEPPLCTLHRISSELKYYVSVSCKAPGIEKAHETTLEIFEILANYPWEAKAALTLLAFATDYGDLWHLYHYSHVDPLAKSLAIIKRVATLKKHLDSLRYRQVLLNPKSLIQSCLQAIKYMNEIREFSKYDVKELPELPSALRQIPLITYWAIHTIVASRIELSXYLSENENQPQRYLNELSEKMAIVLAVLEKHLDAIREQHEEVNLYRWLVDHIEHYQTDITLVIPKLLSGKPETKPLIDGSTLKRLGLFTKVCRKNVILVISGLDISNDDITALHQVYNELKARDSRHEIVWIPIFPEPYQEEDRKRYDYLRSTMKWYXIQFTTNIGMRYIEEKWQLREDPLVVVLNPQSKVVFTNAIHLIRVWGIEAIDFTQDRAKTLLRKNWPDSTLTKFTHQPRLQNWIKQEKNILFYGGKEPLWIQQFEERVEILRNDPLIMDGGSFEIVRIGKDATGEDDPALMARFWTAQWGYFVVKSQLIGSSASETTEDILRLISYQNEDGWVVLSVGSAPVLVGRGILILKLLDEFPKWKQSLRLKAFPDVFRDYFNELALKNHQCDRVILPGFSGWIPMIVNCPECPRFMETGISFKCCHGGTHM; encoded by the exons ATGGCCACTTCACTCAAGACACCCACCACTACACCTATGCCATCACTGCATTCTAAGCAATCAACCAACCCCAAGGAGGAGTCGAACATGAGACATTACTCGGATGACCTCGTCACTGGTCACATTTACGCCAAACATCGTGACGACGATACTACTAAAATTGATCTCCCCAATTACATCTCTGTTATTGAGAGTATTATCACAATTGCTGATCAAATTAGCGATAATGTACATCgg GGAATAGTTGAAGGACGTTTGGTACATTCGGATGCAACTTTAACATCCAATGTTGTGATCGAGCCTCCACTTTGTACTCTTCATCGTATCTCTAGCGAG TTGAAATATTATGTCTCAGTTTCATGTAAGGCTCCGGGGATAGAAAAAGCACACGAGACCACACTCGAAATCTTTGAAATTTTGGCAAATTATCCATGGGAAGCCAAAGCAGCTCTCACTTTGTTAGCTTTTGCAACTGATTATGGAGATTTGTGGCATCTCTACCATTACTCCCATGTTGATCCATTGGCTAAATCTTTGGCAATTATCAAGCGAGTAGCTACTTTGAAAAAGCACTTAGACTCACTTCGATATCGacaagtgcttctcaaccccaAAAGTCTCATTCAAAGCTGCTTACAAgcaatcaaatatatgaatgagattagaGAATTCTCAAAATATGATGTCAAGGAACTTCCTGAGTTACCATCTGCTCTTCGCCAAATCCCATTGATTACTTATTGGGCCATACACACTATTGTTGCTTCAAGGATTGAGCTCT CATATCTCAGTGAAAATGA GAATCAGCCACAGAGATACTTGAATGAATTGTCTGAAAAAATGGCCATTGTACTTGCCGTACTTGAGAAGCATCTAGACGCCATCCGAGAACAACATG AGGAGGTTAATCTCTATCGGTGGTTGGTTGACCACATTGAACATTATCAAACTGACATTACATTGGTCATTCCCAAGCTGCTTAGCGGCAAACCTGAAACCAAACCCCTTATTGATGGCTCTACTTTAAAGAGGTT AGGTTTGTTCACGAAAGTTTGTCGGAAGAACGTGATATTGGTAATTTCTGGTTTGGATATCTCCAATGATGATATCACGGCTCTTCATCAAGTTTACAATGAATTGAAAGCTAGAGACAGTAGACATGAGATAGTTTGGATTCCAATTTTCCCGGAGCCTTATCAAGAAGAAGATCGCAAGAGATATGATTATTTGCGTTCAACTATGAAATGGT TCATACAATTTACTACAAATATTGGCATGAGATATATTGAAGAAAAATGGCAACTTAGAGAGGATCCATTAGTTGTGGTACTAAACCCACAATCTAAGGTGGTATTCACAAATGCAATTCATCTAATTCGAGTTTGGGGGATTGAAGCAATTGATTTCACACAAGATAGAGCCAAGACTTTATTACGAAAAAATTGGCCCGATTCAACTCTCACCAAATTCACTCACCAACCAAGACTACAAAATTGG ATCAAGCAAGAGAAAAACATACTATTCTATGGAGGAAAGGAACCATTGTGGATACAACAATTTGAAGAGAGAGTAGAAATCTTGAGAAATGATCCTTTGATAATGGATGGTGGTTCATTTGAGATTGTACGTATTGGAAAGGATGCAACAGGAGAGGATGATCCAGCACTCATGGCTCGTTTTTGGACAGCACAATGGGGCTATTTTGTAGTAAAGAGCCAATTGATAGGTTCAAGTGCAAGTGAAACAACAGAAGACATCTTAAGACTGATATCATACCAAAACGAAGATGGTTGGGTTGTTCTAAGTGTAGGCTCAGCCCCAGTATTAGTTGGTCGTGGGATTTTGATATTGAAATTACTCGACGAATTTCCAAAATGGAAGCAAAGTTTGAGGTTAAAGGCCTTCCCTGATGTCTTTAGAGACTACTTCAATGAATTGGCTCTAAAAAATCATCAATGTGATCGAGTAATTCTTCCTGGATTCAGTGGATGGATTCCTATGATTGTGAATTGTCCTGAATGTCCTCGTTTCATGGAGACTGGTATTAGTTTCAAGTGCTGCCATGGAGGTACTCATATGTGA